The Caproicibacterium lactatifermentans genome contains a region encoding:
- the purE gene encoding 5-(carboxyamino)imidazole ribonucleotide mutase, translated as MATKKVAVIMGSDSDFPTVSKAIVKLKELDIPCEAHVMSAHRTPDAAIAFARGAKAASFGVIIAAAGMAAHLAGILAANTTLPVIGIPMKSSNLGGMEALLATVQMPSGIPVATVAIDGAVNAAILAAQILALSDDALAGKLQQAKKDMAAGVAKKDAAVQEKVKEL; from the coding sequence CTGTCAGCAAGGCAATCGTCAAGCTGAAAGAACTGGACATTCCCTGTGAGGCGCATGTGATGAGTGCGCACCGTACCCCGGACGCAGCCATTGCTTTTGCACGCGGCGCAAAAGCGGCGAGCTTTGGCGTGATTATCGCGGCGGCCGGCATGGCGGCGCACCTTGCGGGCATTCTGGCAGCCAACACGACACTGCCGGTCATCGGCATTCCCATGAAGTCTTCAAACCTCGGCGGTATGGAAGCACTGCTGGCCACTGTACAGATGCCCAGCGGCATTCCAGTTGCAACGGTCGCCATTGACGGTGCTGTAAATGCGGCGATTCTTGCCGCGCAGATTCTGGCGCTTTCGGACGATGCGCTGGCGGGCAAGCTGCAGCAGGCCAAGAAGGATATGGCGGCTGGTGTTGCCAAAAAAGATGCAGCTGTTCAAGAGAAAGTAAAGGAACTGTAA
- the purM gene encoding phosphoribosylformylglycinamidine cyclo-ligase, whose product MNQNSYSDSYRQAGVDVTAGYKSVELMKQYVARTLTPGVVSGIGGFGGLFQPDLSGMQEPVLVSGTDGVGTKLKVAFLMDKHDTVGIDCVAMCVNDVICCGAQPLFFLDYIATGKNIPEKTAAIVSGVAEGCVQSGSALIGGETAEHPDLMPEDEYDLAGFSVGIVDKAKIIDGSKVKPGDALIGLASSGVHSNGFSLVRRVLHLTDSAAAQRRVPELGGTLGETLLTPTRIYVKSMQKLMQAVEVKAVSHVTGGGFYENIPRMLHPGLTAKIELGSFAKLPIFSVIQQAGKISDHDMYNTFNMGIGMCCAVAKEDAQKAVTVLQQAGETASVIGEIVAGEDGVVLC is encoded by the coding sequence ATGAATCAAAATAGTTACAGTGACAGCTACCGGCAGGCCGGTGTGGACGTGACGGCGGGCTACAAATCCGTAGAACTGATGAAGCAGTATGTTGCCCGCACCCTTACGCCAGGTGTTGTTTCGGGTATCGGCGGTTTTGGAGGACTGTTCCAGCCAGACCTTTCCGGCATGCAGGAACCGGTGCTGGTCAGCGGCACGGACGGCGTGGGCACCAAACTGAAGGTCGCGTTCCTGATGGACAAGCACGACACCGTTGGTATTGACTGCGTAGCGATGTGTGTGAATGACGTCATTTGCTGCGGCGCGCAGCCACTGTTCTTCTTAGACTATATCGCTACGGGGAAAAACATTCCGGAAAAGACCGCGGCCATCGTCAGCGGCGTAGCAGAGGGCTGTGTGCAGTCCGGCAGCGCCTTGATTGGCGGCGAAACAGCAGAACATCCCGACCTGATGCCGGAGGATGAGTACGATTTGGCGGGCTTCTCCGTTGGAATCGTGGACAAGGCGAAAATCATAGACGGCAGCAAGGTGAAACCGGGCGATGCACTGATTGGCCTTGCTTCCAGCGGCGTGCATTCCAACGGCTTTTCCCTGGTGCGCCGTGTACTGCACCTGACGGACAGCGCCGCAGCACAGCGCCGTGTGCCGGAACTCGGCGGAACCTTGGGCGAAACTCTGCTTACCCCGACACGCATTTATGTAAAATCCATGCAGAAGCTAATGCAGGCAGTGGAAGTAAAGGCTGTGTCCCATGTGACAGGCGGCGGCTTTTACGAAAATATCCCGCGCATGCTGCACCCCGGCCTGACGGCAAAGATTGAACTTGGCTCCTTTGCAAAGCTGCCTATTTTCTCCGTTATCCAGCAGGCGGGGAAGATTTCTGACCATGATATGTACAATACCTTTAATATGGGCATTGGTATGTGCTGCGCCGTGGCAAAGGAAGACGCCCAAAAGGCAGTCACCGTGCTGCAGCAGGCCGGTGAAACTGCTTCGGTTATTGGCGAGATTGTCGCTGGGGAGGACGGCGTAGTGCTATGCTGA
- the purN gene encoding phosphoribosylglycinamide formyltransferase, giving the protein MLNIAVLVSGGGTNLQALINAQDRGEIPDGRITLVVSSNPGAYALQRAEKANIPTTVLRRRTFARQEDYDTALLQVLDQNHTSLIILAGFMTIISEQVIRAYRNRIINIHPSLIPSFCGEGFYGLHVHEAALARGVKVTGATVHFVNEICDGGPIILQKAVAVQSGDTPEILQRRVMEQVEWKLLPKAAALFCAGRLHVTNGVVTIDEEAEA; this is encoded by the coding sequence ATGCTGAACATTGCTGTGCTGGTTTCCGGCGGCGGTACCAACCTGCAGGCCCTTATCAACGCGCAGGACCGCGGAGAAATTCCGGACGGCCGCATTACACTGGTCGTTTCCAGCAATCCCGGCGCGTATGCGCTGCAGCGTGCCGAAAAGGCGAACATCCCGACAACTGTCCTGCGGCGGCGGACTTTTGCGCGGCAGGAGGACTACGACACAGCCCTATTGCAGGTACTGGACCAAAACCACACCAGTTTGATCATTCTGGCAGGTTTTATGACCATCATCAGTGAGCAGGTTATCCGTGCGTACCGCAACCGCATCATTAACATTCACCCATCGCTGATTCCCTCTTTCTGCGGGGAGGGCTTTTATGGGCTGCATGTGCATGAAGCGGCACTGGCACGCGGTGTCAAAGTAACCGGCGCCACCGTTCATTTTGTAAATGAAATTTGTGATGGCGGACCGATTATTTTACAGAAAGCGGTTGCCGTGCAGTCCGGCGATACACCGGAAATTTTGCAGCGCCGTGTGATGGAACAGGTTGAGTGGAAGCTGCTGCCAAAGGCGGCTGCGCTGTTCTGTGCCGGCCGGCTGCACGTGACAAACGGAGTCGTAACCATTGACGAGGAGGCAGAAGCATGA
- a CDS encoding IMP cyclohydrolase: MKLTDLAQELSSCTYPGRGIILGRSEDNGSAVIAYFIMGRSENSRNRIFVPTADGIQTKAFDEGKMTDPSLIIYAPVRQYQDKTIVTNGDQTDTIYDVMQAGRCYRHALLQRTFEPDSPNFTPRISGVVKPNGGFNLSILKSDNGDKDNTLRYFYEYESCRAGQGRYIHTYLGDGSPLPSFDGEPTLVTIPGNLETFTRTVWDNLNSDNKVSLYTCFIDLQTGKHTSKIVNRNV, translated from the coding sequence ATGAAACTGACAGATTTGGCACAGGAGCTTTCTTCCTGCACATATCCCGGCCGCGGCATCATTCTTGGCCGAAGCGAGGACAACGGCAGCGCGGTCATTGCGTACTTTATTATGGGCCGCAGTGAAAACAGCCGCAACCGTATCTTTGTTCCGACAGCGGACGGCATTCAGACCAAAGCATTTGACGAAGGCAAAATGACGGACCCGTCCCTCATCATTTATGCACCGGTGCGGCAGTATCAAGATAAAACCATCGTGACAAACGGCGACCAGACTGATACCATCTATGATGTCATGCAGGCGGGCCGCTGCTACCGCCACGCACTGCTGCAGCGCACGTTTGAGCCGGACAGCCCCAACTTCACCCCGCGTATCAGCGGTGTTGTAAAGCCGAACGGTGGTTTTAACCTGTCCATTTTGAAAAGCGACAACGGCGACAAAGACAATACACTGCGGTATTTCTATGAGTATGAAAGCTGCCGCGCGGGACAGGGACGTTATATCCACACCTACCTCGGTGATGGCAGCCCGCTGCCTAGCTTCGATGGAGAACCGACACTGGTTACGATACCGGGAAATCTGGAAACTTTCACCCGCACCGTATGGGACAACCTGAACAGTGACAATAAAGTTTCCCTATATACCTGCTTTATCGATTTACAGACCGGCAAGCATACTTCTAAAATCGTCAATAGAAATGTTTGA
- a CDS encoding phosphoribosylaminoimidazolecarboxamide formyltransferase, which translates to MKELELKYGCNPNQKPARVFIRQGELPIQVLNGRPGYINLLDALNSWQLVHELKTATGLASAASFKHVSPAGAAVATELSDTLKKIYFVDDLQLSPLASAYAAARGADRMSSYGDWAALSDTCDKETALFLKREVSDGVIAPGYTDEALQILKKKRRGSYNVVQIDASYVPADVEQKDVFGVTFEQCRNNFKINNALLENIVTEQKDLPESAKRDMLLSLITLKYTQSNSVCYVKDGKTIGVGAGQQSRIHCTRLAGNKADVWWLRQHPKVLALQFVDGIHRPDRDNTIDNYISNEWEDLLETDNWKQFLKVKPEPLTCEEKKEWAAKLSGVTLGSDAFFPFGDNIERAHKSGVKYVAEPGGSIRDDNVIDTCNKYGMVMAFTGMRLFHH; encoded by the coding sequence ATGAAAGAACTGGAATTGAAATATGGCTGCAACCCGAACCAGAAGCCTGCGCGTGTCTTTATACGGCAGGGTGAACTGCCCATTCAAGTATTAAATGGCCGTCCCGGCTATATCAATTTGCTGGACGCACTCAACTCTTGGCAGTTGGTGCATGAGCTGAAAACAGCCACCGGCCTTGCCAGTGCCGCCTCTTTCAAGCACGTTAGTCCAGCGGGTGCCGCGGTGGCAACCGAACTTTCCGATACATTGAAAAAGATCTATTTTGTAGATGACTTGCAGCTTTCTCCGCTGGCATCAGCCTATGCCGCCGCACGCGGCGCGGACCGGATGTCCTCCTACGGTGATTGGGCCGCTTTGTCCGATACCTGCGACAAAGAAACCGCTCTGTTTTTAAAGCGGGAAGTGTCCGACGGCGTCATTGCCCCTGGCTACACCGATGAGGCTTTGCAGATATTGAAAAAGAAGCGCCGCGGCAGCTACAATGTGGTGCAGATTGACGCTTCTTATGTCCCCGCGGACGTGGAGCAGAAGGACGTTTTCGGCGTTACTTTTGAGCAGTGCCGCAATAACTTTAAAATCAACAATGCCCTGCTGGAAAATATTGTGACGGAGCAAAAGGACCTGCCCGAAAGTGCCAAGCGCGATATGCTCCTTTCTCTTATTACACTGAAGTATACCCAGAGCAACTCGGTCTGCTATGTAAAGGATGGCAAGACGATTGGTGTCGGTGCTGGCCAGCAGAGCCGTATCCATTGCACCCGTCTTGCCGGTAATAAAGCGGACGTTTGGTGGCTGCGTCAGCACCCGAAGGTGCTTGCCCTGCAGTTTGTGGACGGCATTCATCGGCCGGACCGCGACAACACGATTGATAACTATATTTCCAACGAGTGGGAGGACCTGCTGGAAACGGACAACTGGAAGCAGTTTCTGAAAGTAAAGCCGGAACCGCTGACATGCGAGGAAAAGAAAGAATGGGCGGCGAAGCTTTCCGGTGTAACACTGGGCAGCGACGCTTTCTTCCCCTTTGGCGACAACATCGAGCGCGCACACAAAAGCGGCGTGAAGTATGTGGCCGAACCTGGTGGTTCTATCCGTGACGACAATGTCATTGATACCTGCAACAAGTACGGAATGGTCATGGCGTTCACCGGTATGCGCCTGTTCCACCACTAA
- the purD gene encoding phosphoribosylamine--glycine ligase, with protein MKILVVGGGGREHAVIRQLMESRRADKIYCAPGNGGIGCDAENVPIAATDVAGMVDFAKKNDIDMVCVTPDDPLAAGMVDAFTEAGIPAFGPNRAAAQIEASKVFSKNLMKKYHIPTAAYEVFDTPEKTLAYVRKQNRYPVVIKADGLALGKGVIIAQNFDEAKDAVHTIMEDKVFGNSGNQVVVEEFLTGPEVSVLAFADGKTLKPMVSSKDHKRALDGNKGKNTGGMGTISPNPSYTDAIADECMKTIFMPTLKAMNAEGRPFKGCLYFGLMLTPDGPKVIEYNSRFGDPEAQVVLPRLKTDLVDIFEATINGTLDKIDIQWKKEACACVIMASGGYPGSYKKGLEISGLDQNGQVEGAMVYHAGTLKKDGKFYTNGGRVLGVTCTGATLEEALQKSYTAVAKIHWDGVQYRHDIGHA; from the coding sequence ATGAAAATTCTGGTAGTCGGCGGCGGCGGCCGAGAACACGCCGTTATCCGTCAACTGATGGAGAGCCGCCGCGCGGACAAAATTTACTGCGCACCCGGCAACGGCGGCATTGGCTGTGATGCTGAAAACGTGCCGATTGCAGCGACAGATGTAGCGGGTATGGTGGACTTTGCGAAGAAAAACGATATTGACATGGTGTGTGTCACGCCGGATGACCCGCTGGCGGCGGGTATGGTCGATGCCTTTACCGAGGCTGGCATTCCAGCTTTTGGCCCGAACCGCGCCGCGGCGCAGATTGAGGCCAGCAAGGTATTCAGTAAGAACCTGATGAAAAAATATCATATTCCCACAGCGGCGTATGAAGTTTTTGATACACCGGAAAAAACGCTTGCCTATGTTCGGAAACAAAACCGCTATCCGGTCGTTATCAAGGCGGACGGCCTTGCGCTGGGCAAAGGCGTTATCATTGCGCAGAACTTTGATGAGGCAAAGGATGCCGTGCATACCATCATGGAGGACAAGGTGTTCGGCAATTCCGGCAATCAAGTGGTTGTTGAAGAATTCCTGACTGGTCCGGAAGTCAGTGTGTTAGCCTTTGCGGACGGCAAAACGCTGAAGCCAATGGTCAGCAGCAAGGACCATAAGCGTGCGCTGGATGGAAACAAGGGCAAAAACACCGGCGGAATGGGTACCATTAGCCCGAACCCTTCCTATACCGATGCCATTGCCGACGAATGCATGAAGACTATTTTTATGCCGACATTGAAGGCCATGAATGCAGAGGGCCGGCCGTTTAAGGGCTGCCTGTATTTTGGACTGATGCTGACGCCGGACGGCCCGAAAGTCATTGAGTACAATTCCCGTTTCGGTGACCCGGAGGCACAGGTTGTGCTGCCACGGTTGAAAACGGACCTTGTCGATATTTTTGAAGCGACCATCAACGGCACACTGGATAAAATCGATATTCAGTGGAAAAAGGAAGCCTGCGCCTGTGTCATTATGGCGAGCGGCGGCTATCCGGGCAGCTACAAAAAAGGACTGGAAATTTCCGGTCTGGACCAGAACGGCCAAGTGGAGGGCGCAATGGTTTATCATGCCGGCACGCTGAAAAAGGACGGAAAGTTTTATACCAACGGCGGCCGTGTGCTGGGCGTTACCTGCACCGGAGCCACTTTGGAAGAAGCACTGCAGAAATCTTATACGGCTGTTGCAAAGATTCACTGGGATGGTGTACAGTACCGTCATGACATTGGCCACGCCTAA
- a CDS encoding IreB family regulatory phosphoprotein, whose amino-acid sequence MQDKTMTFSIGGNREEDIKKIMTTVYQALQEKGYNPISQIVGYILSEDPTYITTHNNARSLIRKVDRDELLQVLVKSYLQT is encoded by the coding sequence ATGCAGGATAAGACCATGACCTTTTCGATTGGCGGCAACCGGGAAGAAGATATTAAAAAAATTATGACGACGGTATACCAGGCTTTACAGGAAAAAGGATACAACCCCATCAGCCAAATAGTGGGATATATTCTTTCGGAAGACCCAACGTATATCACCACCCACAACAACGCGCGCAGCCTTATCCGCAAGGTCGACCGAGATGAACTTTTGCAGGTACTGGTAAAATCTTATCTGCAGACCTGA
- the pheT gene encoding phenylalanine--tRNA ligase subunit beta, whose product MNLSMRWLKEFVDLPPMPLRQFTESITLSGSKVESWSTEGEEISKVVVGKVLSLERHPDSDHLWITKTTVNENEEPLQIVTGAQNLKVGDYVPVALHGSTLPGGKKIKRGKLRGVASNGMLCGIAELGLTTHDFPSTIEDGIMVLTETDGCKLQLGMDIHEALGLNDTTVAFEITSNRPDCFSVIGLAREAAATFHLPLKLHTPVVKGGAGDCTGLLDVKIEAPDLCSIYTNRVVKNVRVKPSPLWMRERLRAMGVRPINNIVDITNYVMLEYGQPMHAFDLESVQDRTIRIRHAKPGETITTLDGDKHTLTEKQLVITDSSKPMAIAGVMGGENSGITDNTTTIVFESACFSGPSIRTTARDQSLRTEASGRYEKGLDPNNCIPAINRACELVEMLDAGDVMDGIIVDDHSSKEKHRIRFEPDWTNRFLHTDIAPEMMKKILLKLECEFDGDDILVPTFRPDLEHKADIAEEVARFYGYNSIQSKKLPGGAEGVLTPKQHFLRTVHNEMQALGADEIMSYSFISPKEYDKILMPANDPLRTSVTLRNPLGEDTSIMRTVLLPSVLQILSRNYNNRNPQACLYELANVYLPADGPDALPEERPTLICGMYGEGYDFFTAKGMVETLLAKLCVDDWDITACKDACSYHPGRCAKLSAGEDTLGILGEVHPTAAENYSLDTRVYTFTLDVPVLRKHAHTQHTYRTLPKFPAVTRDLALICDAEVPVGDLEKAIRRGAGKLLETISVFDVYRGEQISRGKKSVAFSLVLRSPDTTLTDEQINSSLHRVMKELEKIGAALRE is encoded by the coding sequence ATGAATCTTTCAATGCGTTGGCTCAAAGAATTTGTGGACCTGCCCCCCATGCCGCTGCGCCAGTTCACAGAATCTATTACCCTCAGCGGCAGCAAAGTGGAAAGCTGGAGCACCGAAGGTGAAGAGATTTCCAAAGTGGTGGTCGGCAAAGTTTTATCGCTGGAACGCCATCCAGACAGTGACCACCTGTGGATTACCAAAACAACGGTAAATGAAAACGAGGAGCCGCTGCAGATTGTCACCGGCGCCCAAAACCTGAAGGTCGGCGACTATGTGCCGGTCGCACTGCACGGCAGCACCCTGCCCGGCGGCAAGAAAATTAAGCGCGGCAAGCTGCGCGGTGTGGCAAGCAACGGTATGCTGTGCGGCATTGCCGAGCTTGGTCTGACTACCCATGACTTCCCCTCCACCATAGAGGATGGCATTATGGTGCTGACGGAAACGGACGGCTGCAAGCTGCAGCTGGGTATGGATATTCATGAGGCGCTGGGTCTGAATGACACGACCGTTGCGTTTGAAATCACCTCCAACCGGCCGGACTGCTTCTCCGTCATCGGCCTGGCACGTGAGGCAGCGGCAACTTTCCACCTACCGCTCAAACTGCACACGCCGGTTGTCAAGGGCGGTGCCGGTGACTGTACCGGCCTGCTGGACGTGAAGATTGAGGCACCGGACCTGTGCTCCATTTATACAAACCGTGTTGTAAAAAATGTGCGTGTCAAACCCTCGCCGCTGTGGATGCGGGAACGCCTGCGCGCCATGGGTGTACGCCCCATCAACAACATTGTGGATATTACAAATTACGTCATGCTGGAATACGGTCAGCCCATGCACGCTTTCGACCTGGAGAGCGTGCAGGATCGCACCATTCGTATACGCCATGCCAAACCGGGTGAAACCATCACGACCCTAGACGGCGACAAGCACACCCTGACTGAAAAGCAGCTGGTCATCACTGACAGCAGCAAGCCCATGGCCATTGCCGGTGTTATGGGCGGCGAGAACAGCGGTATTACGGACAATACCACGACCATCGTTTTTGAGTCCGCCTGCTTCAGCGGCCCCAGTATTCGCACGACCGCGCGTGACCAGAGCCTGCGTACCGAGGCAAGTGGCCGCTATGAAAAGGGACTGGACCCCAACAACTGTATTCCCGCGATTAACCGTGCCTGCGAACTGGTGGAAATGCTGGACGCCGGCGACGTCATGGACGGCATCATCGTGGACGACCACTCCAGCAAGGAAAAACACCGCATCCGTTTCGAGCCGGATTGGACCAACCGCTTCCTGCACACGGATATTGCCCCCGAAATGATGAAGAAAATTCTTCTGAAGCTGGAGTGTGAATTCGACGGTGACGATATTTTGGTGCCGACCTTCCGCCCCGACCTGGAGCATAAGGCGGATATTGCAGAAGAAGTCGCCCGTTTCTACGGCTACAACAGCATTCAAAGCAAAAAGCTGCCCGGCGGCGCCGAGGGTGTACTGACACCCAAGCAGCATTTTCTGCGCACTGTGCACAACGAAATGCAGGCACTGGGTGCGGACGAAATTATGTCCTATTCCTTTATTTCTCCCAAAGAATATGACAAAATTCTCATGCCGGCAAACGACCCACTGCGTACTTCCGTTACCCTGCGCAATCCGCTGGGTGAGGATACCAGCATTATGCGCACGGTTTTGCTGCCCTCCGTGCTACAGATTCTGTCGCGCAACTACAACAACCGCAACCCGCAGGCGTGCCTGTACGAGCTGGCCAACGTTTACCTGCCCGCTGATGGCCCGGACGCCCTGCCGGAGGAGCGTCCCACACTCATCTGCGGCATGTACGGTGAGGGCTATGACTTCTTTACTGCCAAAGGCATGGTAGAAACACTGTTGGCAAAGCTCTGCGTTGACGATTGGGACATCACTGCCTGCAAAGACGCATGCAGCTACCACCCCGGCCGCTGCGCAAAGCTGTCCGCCGGTGAGGACACCCTGGGCATTCTCGGGGAAGTACACCCCACTGCGGCGGAAAACTATTCCCTCGACACCCGCGTGTATACCTTTACGCTGGACGTGCCGGTGCTGCGCAAGCACGCCCACACGCAGCACACCTACCGTACCCTGCCGAAGTTCCCGGCTGTCACCCGTGACCTTGCGCTCATCTGTGACGCCGAAGTGCCTGTCGGTGACCTGGAAAAGGCTATCCGCCGCGGCGCCGGTAAGCTGCTGGAAACCATCAGCGTTTTTGATGTGTACCGCGGCGAGCAGATTTCCCGCGGCAAAAAGAGTGTAGCCTTCAGCTTGGTCCTACGCAGCCCGGACACTACCCTGACGGACGAACAGATAAACAGCTCCCTGCACCGCGTAATGAAGGAACTGGAGAAAATCGGTGCCGCCCTGCGCGAGTAA
- the pheS gene encoding phenylalanine--tRNA ligase subunit alpha → MKEELQALGSKALQELHGADSQKGLDELRVRYLGKKGSLTGILKQMRNLSAEERPVVGKLANDVRAKIEDAVAERREELKQLELQHRLQAEAVDVTLPGKQRHLGCKHPLTLTLEDLEEIFLGMGFSIAEGPEVEYDYYNFEALNIPKDHPARDDQDTFYINDKVLLRTQTSPVQVRTMQSQKPPIRIIAPGRVYRSDAVDATHSPLFHQIEGLVVDHGITFADLKGTLETFIKRLYGEDSVVRFRPHHFPFTEPSAEVDVQCFNCHGKGCRLCKGEGWIEILGCGMVHPKVLSNCSIDPEEYSGFAFGIGLERIAMRRYNIDDMRLFYENDVRFLEQF, encoded by the coding sequence ATAAAAGAAGAACTGCAGGCACTCGGCAGCAAAGCGCTGCAGGAGCTGCACGGCGCCGACAGCCAGAAGGGGCTGGACGAGCTGCGTGTGCGCTACCTTGGAAAAAAAGGTTCCCTAACGGGCATTCTCAAACAGATGCGAAATCTGTCCGCGGAAGAACGCCCCGTGGTCGGCAAACTGGCCAACGACGTGCGCGCCAAAATAGAGGACGCTGTTGCAGAGCGTCGGGAGGAACTGAAGCAGCTGGAACTGCAGCATCGCCTGCAGGCCGAAGCGGTGGACGTAACCCTGCCCGGCAAACAGCGCCATCTGGGCTGCAAACACCCGCTAACGCTGACACTGGAAGACCTCGAAGAGATTTTCCTCGGCATGGGCTTCAGCATCGCAGAAGGCCCGGAAGTAGAGTATGACTACTACAATTTTGAGGCACTGAATATTCCAAAGGACCACCCGGCCCGCGACGACCAGGATACTTTCTATATCAACGACAAGGTCCTGCTGCGTACCCAGACCAGCCCGGTGCAGGTGCGCACCATGCAGAGCCAGAAACCGCCTATCCGCATCATCGCGCCGGGGCGTGTTTACCGCAGTGACGCTGTAGACGCCACTCACTCCCCGCTGTTCCACCAGATAGAGGGGCTGGTCGTGGACCACGGCATTACCTTTGCCGACCTGAAGGGCACACTGGAAACATTTATTAAGCGCCTGTACGGTGAGGACAGCGTAGTACGTTTCCGTCCGCATCACTTCCCCTTCACGGAGCCCAGCGCCGAAGTGGACGTACAGTGCTTCAACTGCCACGGCAAAGGCTGCCGCCTGTGTAAGGGCGAAGGCTGGATTGAAATTCTCGGCTGCGGCATGGTGCACCCGAAGGTCCTTTCCAACTGCAGCATTGACCCGGAGGAGTACTCCGGCTTTGCGTTCGGCATCGGTTTGGAACGCATCGCCATGCGTCGGTATAACATCGATGATATGCGTCTGTTTTACGAAAATGACGTCCGCTTTTTGGAACAGTTCTGA
- the acpS gene encoding holo-ACP synthase, with product MLTTGLDLCEIDRIRHSMRNPRFCGRVLGEWEYEQLKERGFPPQSVAASFSAKEAFGKAMHTGLAGFSLREVQLMRKPNGVPYLALSGAAARLADGWQFSVSVTHTAATAAAVVLGERKDAEI from the coding sequence ATGCTGACGACAGGGCTTGACTTGTGTGAGATTGACCGTATTCGGCACTCCATGCGGAACCCGCGCTTTTGCGGGCGCGTTTTGGGAGAATGGGAATATGAGCAGCTGAAAGAACGCGGGTTTCCGCCGCAGAGTGTTGCGGCTTCTTTCAGCGCAAAAGAAGCGTTTGGTAAGGCGATGCACACGGGCCTTGCCGGCTTTTCCCTGCGGGAAGTGCAGCTGATGCGCAAGCCGAACGGTGTACCGTACCTCGCATTAAGCGGCGCGGCGGCACGGCTGGCGGACGGGTGGCAGTTTTCGGTCAGCGTGACGCACACTGCTGCTACGGCGGCGGCGGTCGTACTGGGTGAACGAAAGGACGCTGAAATATGA